The Thiorhodovibrio litoralis genome includes a window with the following:
- a CDS encoding O-linked N-acetylglucosamine transferase family protein, with protein sequence MVCCYTPPEVDIPIEPRATKNSDIVFGSFNKSAKLSDQTIALWARLLKQVSDVSLILKDRAFSDLSVSKQTQERFAKHGIAPERIEFVGRLSHAEHFAYYNRIDIALDPTPYGGATTTADALWMGTPVVTLRGTWVGRVSRSILEAIGRSDLVANDESEYLIYRACSGNGSCLARYFNEKLALANAGLAVL encoded by the coding sequence ATGGTATGCTGTTACACCCCGCCCGAAGTTGATATTCCAATTGAGCCAAGAGCGACCAAAAACAGCGATATTGTATTTGGTAGCTTTAACAAAAGCGCTAAGCTATCCGATCAGACGATCGCTCTTTGGGCGCGTTTGCTGAAGCAAGTGTCAGATGTTTCTCTCATCCTAAAAGATAGAGCCTTCAGCGATTTGTCAGTATCAAAGCAGACTCAGGAACGTTTTGCTAAACATGGAATCGCGCCTGAACGCATTGAGTTTGTCGGACGGCTGTCGCACGCCGAGCACTTTGCGTACTACAATCGTATTGACATTGCGCTTGACCCAACCCCCTACGGGGGAGCAACAACAACAGCCGATGCCTTGTGGATGGGGACGCCAGTCGTCACCCTGAGAGGGACCTGGGTCGGCCGGGTCAGTCGCAGTATTCTTGAGGCCATCGGGCGGTCAGATTTGGTTGCTAATGATGAGAGCGAATACCTAATCTATCGCGCGTGCTCTGGCAACGGATCATGTTTGGCGCGATACTTTAACGAAAAGCTTGCGCTTGCAAACGCAGGACTCGCCGTTCTGTGA
- a CDS encoding IS4 family transposase — protein sequence MIALASELQDISLGDKRLNHRAQQVLETLGAKPTQSIPGACNGWYETRAAYRFFDHPTVTAEQILAPHFACTEERLREHPRVLCIQDTSELDYTTKKGIVGLGPLNFESRYGMYIHPTLAVTPERLALGLLDLHTFVREPGSLGQDKDSRRPLEEKESVRWVDGYARVNALAEELSDTRLTYVADREGDIYDLFVEAPIPENSADWLVRVQHRDRCLADGRKLNEALDAAAVLTEITFERPATKGAKARQVKQEIKVVRVTLKAPWRPDRTLPDVTVTALLATEVNPPAGEEPLNWLLLTNLAVQSAEEAIETLSWYLCRWQVEIFFRILKSGCRIEELQLETRERLEPALALYMIIAWRVLYLTMLGRECPELPCDAVFAEEEWKAVYLVTQKQAPPEQPPSLDTMVRMVASLGGFLNRKSDGFPGPKTLWIGLQRIPDFVMALEAYRSVRDSYG from the coding sequence ATGATCGCGCTGGCCTCTGAACTGCAGGACATCTCTCTGGGCGACAAGCGCCTGAATCATCGCGCCCAACAGGTGCTTGAAACCCTCGGCGCCAAGCCGACACAAAGTATTCCCGGGGCTTGCAACGGTTGGTATGAGACCCGGGCCGCCTATCGCTTTTTCGATCATCCCACGGTCACCGCCGAGCAGATCCTCGCACCCCATTTTGCTTGTACCGAAGAACGTCTGCGCGAGCATCCGCGGGTGCTGTGTATCCAAGATACCAGCGAGCTGGACTATACAACCAAAAAAGGCATTGTCGGTCTTGGGCCACTGAACTTTGAGAGCCGCTATGGGATGTACATCCATCCCACCTTGGCGGTCACGCCCGAGCGCCTCGCGCTGGGGCTGCTGGATTTGCACACTTTTGTGCGCGAGCCCGGTAGCCTGGGCCAGGACAAAGACTCGCGCCGCCCACTGGAGGAGAAAGAAAGCGTGCGCTGGGTCGATGGCTACGCGCGCGTCAATGCGCTGGCCGAGGAACTGAGCGACACGCGCTTGACCTATGTTGCCGATCGCGAGGGCGACATCTACGACCTGTTTGTTGAAGCGCCCATCCCCGAGAACAGCGCCGATTGGCTGGTACGGGTGCAGCATCGCGACCGCTGCTTGGCCGATGGCAGAAAGCTCAATGAGGCCCTGGACGCCGCTGCGGTGCTCACCGAGATCACCTTCGAGCGTCCCGCCACCAAGGGGGCCAAAGCACGCCAGGTCAAGCAGGAGATCAAGGTGGTGCGCGTGACCCTGAAGGCACCCTGGCGCCCGGATCGCACCTTGCCCGATGTCACGGTCACGGCCTTGCTCGCCACCGAGGTCAATCCACCCGCCGGCGAGGAGCCACTCAACTGGCTGTTGCTGACCAATCTGGCGGTGCAGAGCGCCGAGGAGGCCATCGAGACGCTCTCCTGGTATCTTTGCAGGTGGCAAGTGGAGATTTTTTTCCGGATCTTAAAAAGTGGCTGCCGCATCGAGGAGCTGCAGCTCGAGACGCGCGAGCGCCTGGAGCCGGCGCTCGCTTTGTACATGATCATCGCGTGGCGGGTGCTGTACCTGACCATGCTCGGGCGCGAGTGCCCGGAGTTGCCTTGCGATGCGGTCTTTGCCGAGGAGGAATGGAAGGCGGTCTATCTGGTCACCCAGAAACAAGCGCCACCCGAGCAGCCGCCCTCGCTCGATACCATGGTGCGCATGGTCGCCTCCCTGGGCGGCTTTCTCAACCGCAAATCCGATGGGTTCCCGGGACCGAAGACGCTCTGGATTGGGTTGCAGCGCATCCCCGATTTTGTCATGGCGCTGGAGGCTTACCGCAGCGTCAGGGATAGTTATGGGTAA
- a CDS encoding DUF4338 domain-containing protein: MDQAIPSRLCGRPFNETDLARIRQEIALAQPPLRAEIARRVCRALEWTDIQGRPKLMSARVGLLRLHRAGLIVLPPPTCGNGNGRRFVPRPESRPEPIPVSVPLRALSGLRLARVDDRRASQLWNGLIERYHYLGYSPLPGAQLRYLIQWDGGLLGAIGFGAAAWKVAARDRWIGWTPAQRQAHLGRVLNNARFLILPWVQVKHLASKVLSLAARQVSVDFPARYGERLVLLETFVETPRFAGTCYRAANWHDLGETTGRGKCDRTHRAALPRKAIYVYPLAADFRAALGVVA; encoded by the coding sequence ATGGACCAAGCGATTCCAAGCCGTTTATGTGGGCGCCCTTTCAACGAGACCGACTTAGCGCGCATTCGCCAGGAGATCGCGCTGGCGCAGCCGCCGCTGCGCGCGGAGATCGCTCGGCGGGTGTGCCGCGCGCTGGAGTGGACCGATATCCAAGGCCGCCCCAAGCTCATGAGTGCCCGGGTGGGACTGCTGCGGTTGCATCGTGCCGGGCTCATTGTGCTGCCGCCACCGACCTGCGGCAATGGCAATGGGCGGCGCTTCGTCCCGCGCCCCGAGTCCCGGCCCGAACCGATCCCAGTGTCCGTCCCGCTGCGCGCGCTCAGCGGCTTGCGCCTGGCGCGCGTTGATGATCGAAGGGCCTCGCAATTATGGAACGGCCTGATCGAGCGCTACCACTACCTCGGCTACAGTCCCCTGCCTGGTGCGCAGCTGCGCTACCTGATCCAGTGGGATGGCGGTCTGCTCGGCGCCATCGGCTTTGGCGCGGCGGCCTGGAAAGTCGCTGCCCGCGACCGCTGGATTGGCTGGACGCCCGCGCAGCGCCAAGCACACCTGGGACGGGTGCTCAACAACGCCCGCTTCCTCATCCTGCCCTGGGTGCAGGTCAAACACCTCGCCTCCAAGGTGCTGTCCTTGGCCGCGCGGCAAGTCAGTGTCGACTTTCCCGCCCGCTATGGCGAGCGTCTGGTGCTGCTGGAGACCTTTGTCGAGACCCCACGCTTTGCCGGGACCTGTTACCGTGCCGCCAACTGGCACGACTTGGGCGAAACCACCGGGCGCGGCAAGTGCGACCGCACCCATCGGGCCGCGCTGCCGCGCAAGGCGATCTATGTCTACCCGCTGGCGGCGGACTTCCGCGCCGCCCTGGGGGTGGTGGCATGA
- a CDS encoding O-linked N-acetylglucosamine transferase, SPINDLY family protein: protein MLDLGALQGALESYNEALRIRPKSAKVHFNRGNVLKDLGRFEEALQCYETTLLIRSDFAGAHNNRGDVLQSLGRLNDALAAYEAALQIRPDDVNANDNRGDVLTDYGCHLEALACYQRVLEVALDNAVAHSNRLFTLHYSEVTATNALASAALEYGKRFNSSQDKIIHRNLPDPTRRLRIGYVSGDLRQHPVGYFVSGVFANHNHKDFDVVCYNTGRKHDSYTDKLSEKVDSWVNLAGLSDRAAADKIRADAIDILIDLSGHTAHNRLPVFAQRPAPVQVTWLGYSDTTGLAAIDYILADSCVAPENEDANFSERVWRMPNCYLCYTIPLPISPRPSVVRGWTQLPSSAEMPFHLQQGDGRPWTKRFQAVYVGALSTRPT, encoded by the coding sequence TTGCTGGACCTTGGTGCCCTGCAGGGTGCCCTTGAGTCCTATAATGAAGCTTTGCGCATCAGACCGAAAAGCGCCAAAGTGCATTTTAATCGAGGCAATGTTCTAAAGGACCTCGGGCGTTTTGAGGAAGCGCTGCAGTGCTACGAGACTACCCTGCTGATCAGGTCAGATTTTGCCGGGGCGCACAACAACCGTGGTGATGTCTTGCAGAGTTTGGGACGCCTGAATGATGCGCTTGCAGCCTACGAAGCGGCGCTGCAAATACGGCCAGACGATGTGAATGCAAATGACAATCGCGGTGACGTACTTACTGATTATGGTTGCCATCTTGAAGCGCTAGCCTGTTATCAGAGGGTGTTGGAAGTCGCGCTCGACAATGCGGTAGCACACTCTAACAGGCTTTTTACTCTGCATTACTCAGAAGTAACAGCCACCAACGCCCTCGCTTCCGCCGCGTTGGAGTACGGCAAACGCTTTAACTCCAGCCAAGATAAGATCATACATCGCAATCTTCCCGATCCAACCCGAAGATTGCGAATTGGCTATGTGTCAGGTGATCTTCGACAACATCCTGTTGGATATTTTGTAAGTGGAGTGTTTGCAAATCATAACCACAAAGATTTCGACGTCGTCTGTTACAACACAGGCCGCAAGCACGATAGCTATACGGACAAGTTATCTGAGAAGGTGGATAGCTGGGTCAACCTTGCCGGGTTGAGCGACAGAGCCGCCGCGGACAAGATACGCGCAGACGCAATTGATATTTTGATCGACCTATCAGGCCATACCGCGCACAACCGGTTGCCGGTATTTGCCCAACGCCCGGCGCCAGTGCAGGTCACTTGGCTTGGGTACTCTGACACAACTGGTCTTGCCGCAATTGACTATATTCTAGCCGACTCATGCGTTGCGCCGGAAAATGAGGACGCAAACTTTTCCGAGCGGGTATGGCGCATGCCGAATTGTTACCTCTGTTACACCATACCATTACCCATATCTCCCCGCCCCAGCGTCGTCCGGGGCTGGACACAGCTCCCGAGTTCTGCTGAGATGCCCTTTCATCTTCAGCAAGGGGACGGGAGACCATGGACCAAGCGATTCCAAGCCGTTTATGTGGGCGCCCTTTCAACGAGACCGACTTAG
- a CDS encoding tetratricopeptide repeat protein, which produces MYRAILAAEPEDADALHLLGLAAHQAGDHETAESLIRKAINIERSNPAYYLNYGQVLKKFGRLYDALAAYDAALKISPEFFKAMSIAVMHCWTLVPCRVPLSPIMKLCASDRKAPKCILIEAMF; this is translated from the coding sequence ATCTATCGCGCCATCCTTGCCGCTGAGCCAGAAGATGCCGACGCTCTCCACCTGCTCGGCCTCGCCGCGCATCAGGCAGGTGATCATGAAACAGCAGAGTCACTGATCCGAAAAGCAATCAATATCGAGCGATCTAATCCCGCCTATTACTTGAACTACGGGCAGGTTCTTAAAAAATTTGGCCGCCTATATGATGCGCTAGCCGCTTACGATGCCGCATTAAAAATCAGCCCAGAATTTTTTAAGGCCATGTCAATCGCGGTAATGCATTGCTGGACCTTGGTGCCCTGCAGGGTGCCCTTGAGTCCTATAATGAAGCTTTGCGCATCAGACCGAAAAGCGCCAAAGTGCATTTTAATCGAGGCAATGTTCTAA
- a CDS encoding SDR family oxidoreductase, protein MDTEPVAVVTGAYRGLGLETCRQLGARGYRVILTARREAEGQSAAGKLAAEGLDVRFFPLHVTEEPSVLALRKYLSKEFGRIDVLVNNAGIFPDPPPGTPGSSIFDADLTDLRSAFETNTLSALRLCQSLIPLMQGQGRVVNVSSGMGQLSDMNGFAPAYRLSKTAMNAVTRIFADELKDTGIKINSVCPGWVRTEMGGSNATRSIEEGAAGIVWAATLSDDGPSGGFFRDGQPIPW, encoded by the coding sequence ATGGATACCGAACCCGTCGCCGTCGTCACCGGCGCTTATCGCGGACTTGGCCTGGAAACCTGCCGCCAACTCGGCGCTCGTGGCTACCGCGTGATACTCACCGCCCGTCGCGAGGCCGAGGGCCAGAGCGCCGCCGGCAAGCTCGCCGCCGAAGGCCTCGACGTGCGTTTCTTCCCGCTGCATGTTACCGAGGAACCCTCGGTGCTGGCCCTGCGCAAATACCTGAGCAAAGAATTCGGCCGCATCGACGTGCTGGTCAATAACGCCGGCATCTTCCCTGATCCGCCTCCCGGCACGCCCGGCTCCAGCATCTTCGACGCTGATCTCACCGACCTGCGCAGCGCTTTCGAGACCAACACCCTGTCGGCCCTGCGCCTATGCCAGAGCTTGATCCCGCTGATGCAAGGCCAAGGGCGGGTGGTCAACGTCTCCTCCGGCATGGGCCAGTTGAGCGACATGAATGGCTTCGCCCCCGCCTATCGGCTATCCAAAACCGCGATGAACGCCGTCACCCGCATCTTCGCCGACGAACTTAAAGACACCGGCATCAAAATCAACTCCGTCTGCCCCGGCTGGGTGCGGACCGAAATGGGCGGCAGCAACGCGACGCGTTCCATCGAAGAAGGCGCCGCAGGCATCGTCTGGGCCGCCACCTTGTCAGACGACGGTCCCAGCGGGGGCTTTTTCCGCGATGGGCAGCCGATTCCCTGGTAA
- the uvrA gene encoding excinuclease ABC subunit UvrA — MDQIRIRGARTHNLKNIDLDLPRNRLVVMTGLSGSGKSSLAFDTLYAEGQRRYVESLSAYARQFLSLMEKPDVDHIEGLSPAISIEQKTSSHNPRSTVGTITEIHDYLRLLFARIGIPHCPEHDEALAAQTVTQMVDQILARPEGEKLMLLAPIVSDRKGEYQALFAELNAQGFVRARIDGALCELDVPPALDAKARHDIEVVVDRFRVRADRAQRLAESLETALALSGGLVRLAVMDEPGAPETTFSANFACPRCGYSLSELEPRLFSFNNPAGACPACDGLGHELFFDPDKVVQQPALSLAEGAIRGWDSNNRHTFRMLQALAAHLGFDLETPWHALPAPIQAQVLRGTGQDKLKLKLPHERGSGKQRVFEGVLPMLERRYRETDSTLVREELGRYLSRQPCPACNGTRLNRAARHVRIGGKNLPELSALPVGDCLRWFDTLELSGQRAAIGEKILVEIIQRLRFLADVGLTYLSLSRGADTLSGGEAQRIRLASQIGAGLVGVMYILDEPSIGLHQRDNARLLDTLRRLRDSGNTVIVVEHDEEAMRAADEIVDLGPGAGVQGGRIIAQGTAAEIMAQPDSLTGQYLSGARRIEIPAQRRTADGDRWLRLLGASGNNLQEIDIAIPVGIFCAVTGVSGSGKSTLINDTLYPILARELNQITTGASTQGAPYRELQGLEHFDKVIDIDQSPIGRTPRSNAATYTGLFGLIRELFAAVPESRARGYGPGRFSFNVKGGRCEACKGDGLIRVEMHFLPDLYVPCDACGGRRYNRETLEIRYKGKTIDEVLNLTVEDALAFFAPVPKLKRKLDTLMSVGLTYIALGQSATTLSGGEAQRIKLSRELSRRDTGRTLYILDEPTTGLHFEDVRNLLAVLHQLRERGNTVIVIEHNLDVIKTADWVIDLGPEGGDGGGRLVAAGTPEAVAEFEGSQTGRFLRRLIFAAA; from the coding sequence ATGGACCAGATCCGCATCCGCGGCGCCCGCACGCACAATCTTAAGAATATCGACCTCGACCTGCCGCGCAATCGGTTGGTGGTGATGACCGGGCTGTCGGGCTCGGGCAAGTCGTCCCTCGCCTTCGACACCCTGTATGCCGAGGGCCAGCGGCGCTATGTCGAGTCGCTCTCGGCCTATGCCCGGCAGTTTTTGTCGCTGATGGAAAAGCCCGATGTCGATCACATCGAGGGCCTGTCCCCGGCCATTTCCATCGAGCAGAAGACTAGCTCGCATAATCCGCGCTCCACGGTCGGCACCATCACTGAGATTCATGACTATCTGCGCCTGCTGTTTGCGCGCATCGGCATCCCGCACTGTCCGGAGCATGACGAGGCGCTGGCGGCACAGACAGTCACGCAAATGGTGGATCAAATCCTCGCGCGGCCAGAGGGTGAGAAGCTGATGCTGCTCGCGCCCATTGTGAGCGATCGCAAGGGCGAGTATCAGGCGCTGTTCGCGGAGCTCAATGCCCAGGGCTTTGTTCGTGCGCGCATCGACGGGGCGCTGTGCGAGCTCGATGTGCCGCCGGCGCTGGACGCCAAGGCCCGGCATGATATCGAAGTGGTGGTGGATCGCTTCCGTGTGCGGGCGGATCGCGCGCAGCGACTCGCGGAGTCTCTTGAGACGGCACTGGCGCTGTCTGGCGGCCTGGTGCGCCTGGCGGTCATGGATGAGCCGGGCGCGCCCGAGACCACCTTCTCGGCCAACTTTGCCTGCCCCCGCTGCGGCTATAGCCTGAGCGAGCTGGAGCCGCGGCTGTTTTCCTTCAACAACCCCGCGGGAGCCTGTCCGGCCTGCGACGGGCTTGGGCATGAGCTGTTCTTCGACCCCGACAAGGTGGTGCAGCAGCCGGCGCTCAGCCTGGCCGAGGGCGCCATTCGCGGCTGGGACAGCAACAATCGCCACACCTTTCGCATGCTTCAGGCGCTGGCCGCGCATCTGGGATTTGACCTTGAGACACCCTGGCATGCGCTGCCGGCGCCGATTCAAGCCCAGGTGCTGCGCGGCACCGGGCAGGACAAGCTCAAACTCAAGCTCCCGCACGAGCGCGGCAGCGGCAAACAGCGGGTGTTCGAGGGTGTGCTGCCGATGCTCGAGCGTCGTTATCGCGAGACCGACTCTACCCTGGTGCGCGAAGAGCTTGGCCGCTATCTGTCGCGCCAGCCCTGCCCGGCTTGCAACGGCACCCGCCTGAACCGCGCCGCGCGCCATGTGCGCATCGGCGGGAAGAATCTGCCCGAGCTGTCCGCGCTGCCGGTGGGCGACTGCCTGCGCTGGTTCGACACGCTGGAATTGAGCGGCCAGCGCGCGGCCATCGGCGAGAAAATTCTGGTTGAAATCATCCAGCGGCTGCGCTTTCTCGCCGATGTCGGCCTGACTTACCTTAGCCTGTCGCGCGGGGCCGATACCTTGTCTGGCGGCGAGGCGCAGCGCATCCGCCTGGCCAGCCAAATCGGCGCCGGACTGGTGGGGGTCATGTACATTCTCGACGAGCCGTCCATCGGCCTGCATCAGCGCGATAACGCCCGCCTGCTTGATACTCTGCGGCGACTGCGCGACAGCGGTAACACGGTGATCGTGGTCGAGCATGACGAGGAAGCGATGCGCGCGGCCGATGAGATCGTCGATCTCGGCCCCGGCGCGGGTGTTCAGGGCGGGCGCATCATTGCGCAGGGCACGGCTGCGGAGATTATGGCTCAGCCGGACTCGCTGACTGGCCAGTATCTCTCAGGCGCGCGCCGCATCGAGATCCCAGCCCAGCGCCGCACGGCCGATGGCGACCGCTGGCTGCGTCTGCTCGGCGCGAGCGGCAACAATCTGCAAGAGATTGACATCGCAATCCCGGTCGGCATCTTTTGCGCCGTCACCGGCGTGTCGGGTTCGGGCAAATCCACCCTGATCAACGACACCCTCTACCCGATCCTGGCGCGCGAACTGAACCAGATCACCACTGGGGCCAGCACCCAGGGTGCGCCCTATCGCGAGCTGCAGGGACTCGAACATTTCGACAAGGTGATCGACATCGACCAAAGCCCCATCGGCCGCACGCCGCGCTCCAACGCCGCGACCTACACCGGGCTCTTTGGCCTGATTCGCGAGCTGTTCGCCGCGGTGCCCGAGTCACGCGCGCGCGGTTATGGCCCAGGCCGCTTCAGCTTCAACGTGAAAGGCGGGCGTTGCGAAGCGTGCAAGGGCGACGGGCTGATTCGCGTCGAGATGCATTTTCTGCCCGATCTCTATGTGCCCTGCGACGCCTGCGGCGGGCGGCGCTACAACCGCGAGACGCTGGAAATTCGCTACAAGGGCAAGACCATCGACGAGGTGCTGAACCTGACCGTGGAGGATGCGCTCGCCTTCTTCGCCCCGGTGCCCAAACTCAAGCGCAAGCTCGACACCCTGATGAGCGTCGGCCTGACGTACATCGCGCTCGGCCAAAGCGCGACCACCCTCTCAGGCGGGGAGGCGCAGCGCATCAAGCTCAGCCGCGAGCTTTCGCGCCGCGACACCGGCCGCACCCTCTATATTCTGGACGAGCCGACCACCGGCCTGCATTTCGAGGACGTGCGCAACCTGCTCGCTGTGCTGCATCAGCTGCGCGAACGCGGCAATACCGTGATCGTCATCGAGCACAACCTGGATGTGATCAAGACCGCCGACTGGGTGATCGATCTCGGCCCAGAGGGCGGCGATGGTGGCGGGCGCTTGGTCGCGGCGGGCACCCCAGAGGCTGTTGCCGAATTCGAGGGGTCTCAGACGGGCCGCTTTCTGCGCAGGCTTATCTTTGCTGCGGCCTGA
- a CDS encoding M48 family metallopeptidase has product MLTLFLGACATPVHLSQPVSPAAVGQASQEIRSMPPPRSRPIGDRAAEAKVRAIFNRLEPGATQMCYQMGEDNCQWDLRYSSNPELNAFAAGADTIVIQKGVLSYARNDEEIAMVIAHEMGHHAANHIAETRMNAMSGALVGGLVMGALGAASTSGGNYASDERSSRIADSALMGAGVGAMVGQLRYSKDQENEADYLAAYILEAGGYDASRARSMWAKLARAGRTEHGERHSVNTHPDPAERLARWDVTVREVHAYGAQLPLRVAW; this is encoded by the coding sequence TTGCTCACGCTTTTCCTCGGCGCCTGCGCCACGCCGGTGCATTTGTCACAGCCGGTGAGTCCGGCGGCGGTCGGGCAGGCGAGCCAGGAAATCCGTAGCATGCCGCCACCGCGATCGAGACCAATCGGCGACCGCGCCGCGGAGGCCAAGGTTCGGGCCATTTTCAACCGACTCGAGCCCGGCGCGACGCAGATGTGTTACCAGATGGGTGAGGACAACTGCCAATGGGATCTGCGCTACTCGTCCAATCCCGAGCTCAACGCCTTTGCCGCCGGGGCCGACACCATCGTCATCCAGAAAGGCGTGCTGAGCTACGCCCGGAATGACGAGGAAATCGCTATGGTCATTGCCCACGAGATGGGACATCACGCCGCCAATCATATTGCCGAGACCAGAATGAATGCCATGAGCGGCGCCCTGGTGGGTGGTCTGGTCATGGGCGCGCTCGGCGCGGCGTCGACCTCCGGTGGGAACTATGCCAGTGACGAACGGTCTTCGCGCATCGCCGATTCGGCCCTGATGGGCGCAGGTGTGGGTGCAATGGTCGGACAACTGCGCTATTCCAAAGACCAGGAAAACGAGGCCGACTATCTTGCTGCTTATATTCTCGAAGCCGGCGGCTATGATGCCAGTCGGGCGCGCAGCATGTGGGCCAAGCTTGCGCGCGCCGGGCGCACCGAGCATGGCGAGCGCCATTCGGTGAACACGCACCCGGACCCGGCCGAACGCCTGGCGCGCTGGGATGTGACCGTGCGCGAGGTGCATGCCTACGGTGCCCAACTGCCGCTGCGCGTGGCGTGGTGA
- a CDS encoding type II toxin-antitoxin system RelE/ParE family toxin: MTQNPSIGRLGRVRDTRELVISGTSYIVAYRVVGDLVLILRVLHGARRWPQRF; the protein is encoded by the coding sequence TTGACGCAAAATCCGTCCATTGGTCGCCTGGGCAGAGTCAGGGATACCCGCGAGTTGGTGATCAGCGGAACCTCTTACATTGTGGCTTATCGTGTAGTTGGTGACCTTGTTCTCATTCTGCGTGTATTGCATGGTGCCCGGCGCTGGCCCCAGCGGTTTTAG
- a CDS encoding CopG family ribbon-helix-helix protein, protein MKETVSLRLESETLNRLNLLAQATGCQPGSLMVDAIERYVAHEDWQVAAIQDAVSELESGQARIVEHEEVERWLRSWGASFELEPPSCG, encoded by the coding sequence ATGAAGGAAACCGTGTCGCTCCGGCTGGAGTCAGAGACCCTGAATCGTCTGAACCTGCTGGCTCAGGCGACTGGGTGCCAGCCTGGGTCGCTGATGGTCGACGCCATTGAGCGCTATGTCGCGCATGAGGACTGGCAGGTGGCGGCCATTCAGGATGCCGTAAGTGAACTCGAGAGTGGCCAGGCGCGCATCGTGGAACATGAGGAGGTCGAACGCTGGCTTCGCAGTTGGGGGGCGAGCTTTGAACTGGAGCCGCCAAGTTGCGGCTAA